Proteins from one Podospora pseudocomata strain CBS 415.72m chromosome 4, whole genome shotgun sequence genomic window:
- the mrpl22 gene encoding 39S ribosomal protein L22, mitochondrial (EggNog:ENOG503NWGE; BUSCO:EOG09264LC7; COG:J), producing MSLSMPTRRLVRGATSPTTTTLALQQPSRSLSTSPSRPWFWSKKEPSSPTNLKDAITTGTAEARKSLISKLQSRSEAPAIFEDEVAPQQQAVTEKEAAVLSGDQKSSATSGPLTASQKAAHPKTFTRLGGSLVKEALARSVDPDPQARVRWERKIAIRQVKNGTDAYSLEPRLARIARTERSLHSKSPWLPTSVKKLVHLARQIQGKNVEDALVQMKFSKKKMAAEVTTQLKMARDLAIAERGMGLGQGQEGKMEIQRKDGKWMTVGDRSKMYVAEAWVNKGPVRAKNPDYRARGRMFLKESPSTSLSVVLKEHKTLVREHQEREHRRKKQGPWVHLPDRPITAQRAHYSW from the exons atgAGCCTCAGCATGCCAACGCGGCGGCTCGTCCGGGGAG ccacctcccccacgaccaccaccctcgccctccaacagccctcccgctccctctcaacatccccctcccgcccctgGTTCTGGTCCAAAAAggaaccctcctcccccaccaacctcaaagacgccatcaccaccggcaccgCCGAAGCCCGCAAGtccctcatctccaaacTCCAATCCCGCTCCGAAGCCCCCGCCATCTTCGAAGACGAAGTCGccccccaacagcaagccGTCACCGAAAAGGAAGCCGCCGTCCTCTCAGGCGACCAGAAATCCTCCGCAACCAGCGGGCCCCTCACCGCCAGCCAAAAAGCCGCCCACCCAAAGACCTTCACCCGCCTAGGCGGCTCCCTGGTAAAAGAAGCCCTCGCCCGCAGCGTCGACCCGGACCCGCAAGCCCGCGTTCGCTGGGAACGCAAGATCGCCATCCGCCAGGTGAAAAACGGCACCGACGCCTACAGCCTCGAGCCGCGGCTCGCCCGCATCGCGAGGACGGAGCGCAGCCTCCATTCCAAGTCCCCCTGGCTGCCCACCTCTGTCAAGAAGCTTGTCCACCTGGCCAGGCAGATCCAGGGGAAGAACGTGGAGGATGCGCTGGTGCAGATGAAGTTttccaagaagaagatggctgcCGAGGTGACCACCCAGCTCAAGATGGCGCGCGATTTGGCCATTGCCGAGAGGGGGATGGGTCTGGGACAGGGACAGGAGGGCAAGATGGAGATTCAGAGAAAGGACGGCAAGTGGATGACGGTGGGGGATCGGTCAAAGATGTATGTTGCCGAGGCGTGGGTCAACAAGGGCCCCGTGAGGGCCAAGAACCCGGATTATCGGGCcagggggaggatgttttTGAAGGAGTCGCCTTCTACCA GTCTCAGTGTCGTTCTCAAGGAACACAAGACGCTCGTGCGGGAGCACCAGGAGAGGGAGCACAGGAGGAAAAAGCAAGGGCCTTGGGTTCACCTGCCTGACAGGCCGATTACCGCGCAGAGGGCGCATTACTCTTGGTAA